One genomic window of Halolamina sediminis includes the following:
- a CDS encoding M20/M25/M40 family metallo-hydrolase, giving the protein MSEAAWRFADDHEDEQLADLFSLLAQPSISATGEGVADCVELVQALCTEYGFDDAIRVETPGQPAVIARAEADDAGATGDGRPGADAGATGDGRPGADAVDDPSTIFVYGHYDVQPADPEEWTTPPFEPTIREGPDGRERIYARGAGDNTGQWFAHLCAVRALRETTGLPTNVTLLLEGEEESGSPNLDGVVREYADVLGEADLAYVADGPVDESGRPHVLLGARGMQYVQIDVEGPNRDLHSGNYGGPVPNPAWELVRIVASLKDDSGRVAVDGFYDDVRPIDERDREALDAMPFDAEAVKTDLGIDAFAEGPGESYLEKLLYYPTCNICGFTSGYGGEGSKTVLPSTATLKMDMRLVADQDPDAIYDAFENHVHEHATGVCDVSVTKMGQMHPQRTPLDHPIRETVLAAVAAAWPTEPILKPTLGGSLPTAVFERELGLPCVTVPYANEDENNHSPDENLALDCFRSGIRTSVELFETL; this is encoded by the coding sequence ATGAGCGAAGCCGCGTGGCGGTTCGCCGACGACCACGAGGACGAGCAGCTGGCGGACCTGTTCTCGCTGCTCGCCCAGCCCTCGATCAGCGCGACCGGCGAGGGCGTCGCCGACTGCGTGGAACTGGTCCAGGCGCTCTGTACCGAGTACGGCTTCGACGACGCGATCCGGGTCGAGACGCCGGGGCAGCCGGCGGTGATCGCCCGCGCCGAGGCGGACGACGCAGGTGCGACCGGCGACGGTCGGCCGGGCGCCGACGCAGGTGCGACCGGCGACGGTCGGCCGGGCGCCGACGCCGTCGACGACCCGTCGACGATCTTCGTCTACGGCCACTACGACGTACAGCCGGCCGACCCCGAGGAGTGGACCACGCCGCCGTTCGAGCCGACGATCCGCGAGGGGCCCGACGGCCGCGAGCGCATCTACGCCCGCGGCGCCGGCGACAACACGGGCCAGTGGTTCGCCCACCTCTGTGCGGTCCGGGCGCTGCGGGAGACAACCGGCCTGCCGACGAACGTCACCCTCCTGCTCGAGGGCGAAGAGGAGAGCGGCAGCCCCAACCTCGACGGCGTCGTCCGGGAGTACGCCGACGTGCTGGGGGAGGCAGACCTCGCGTACGTCGCCGACGGCCCGGTCGACGAGTCCGGGCGCCCGCACGTCCTGCTGGGCGCCCGCGGGATGCAGTACGTCCAGATCGACGTCGAGGGGCCGAACCGCGACCTGCACTCCGGGAACTACGGCGGCCCCGTCCCCAACCCCGCGTGGGAGCTCGTCCGGATCGTCGCCTCGCTGAAAGACGACTCCGGCCGCGTCGCCGTCGACGGCTTCTACGACGACGTGCGCCCGATCGACGAGCGCGATCGCGAGGCGCTCGACGCGATGCCGTTCGACGCCGAGGCAGTCAAGACGGACCTCGGGATCGACGCCTTCGCCGAGGGGCCGGGGGAGAGCTACCTCGAGAAGCTGCTGTACTACCCGACCTGCAACATCTGTGGGTTCACCTCGGGCTACGGCGGCGAGGGGAGCAAGACCGTCCTCCCTTCCACGGCGACCCTGAAAATGGACATGCGCCTCGTCGCGGATCAGGACCCCGACGCGATCTACGACGCGTTCGAGAACCACGTCCACGAGCACGCGACCGGCGTCTGTGACGTGTCGGTGACGAAGATGGGGCAGATGCACCCCCAGCGGACGCCGCTGGACCACCCGATCCGCGAGACCGTGTTGGCCGCCGTCGCGGCCGCGTGGCCCACCGAGCCGATCCTGAAACCGACGCTCGGCGGGTCGCTGCCGACCGCGGTGTTCGAACGCGAACTGGGGCTGCCCTGCGTGACGGTGCCGTACGCGAACGAGGACGAGAACAACCACTCGCCCGACGAGAACCTCGCGCTTGACTGCTTCCGGAGCGGGATCCGGACCAGCGTCGAGCTGTTCGAGACGCTCTAG
- a CDS encoding aminotransferase-like domain-containing protein: MTEQRDKRFDHLFASTVRERLGREGYGSSASPDAEDAVPLTYGFPYPDSFPTAALEAATETVLEEEGADVLQYGGGEYVERLRDGLLAREATQGVDATREELLLTNGATHALDAVCATFLDPGDEVLVEAPTFVWSLAVLDNHGAALTGVEIDQNGLDPDALEATLEAREAAGEPTPTLLYTIPEFQNPTGATLTRERRERVLELAEEYDFLIVADDAYGELRFSGESPPPLSALDDSGRVIRLGTVSKTIAPGVRTGWIVAHEALVDQIGGMAAGGTNTFTQSVLGRYFDAGHYEPTLDELLDGYERRRDAMLDALERHLPPGSSWTEPAGGFFLWVTLPEGVDTEELLPLAAGEGVTYLPGERFFVEDARGTRSARLSFSHCSPEELEAGVAALARATETYLE, encoded by the coding sequence ATGACCGAGCAACGCGACAAGCGGTTCGACCACCTGTTCGCGTCGACGGTGCGCGAACGCCTCGGGCGGGAGGGGTACGGTAGCAGCGCCTCTCCGGATGCCGAGGACGCCGTCCCCCTGACGTACGGCTTCCCCTACCCGGACTCGTTCCCGACGGCGGCGTTGGAGGCCGCCACCGAGACCGTACTCGAGGAGGAGGGTGCGGACGTGCTCCAGTACGGCGGCGGCGAGTACGTCGAGCGCCTGCGCGACGGGCTGCTCGCCCGCGAGGCGACGCAGGGAGTCGACGCCACGCGGGAGGAACTGCTCCTCACCAACGGCGCGACCCACGCGCTGGACGCCGTCTGTGCGACGTTTCTCGATCCGGGCGACGAGGTGCTCGTCGAGGCGCCGACGTTCGTCTGGAGCCTCGCGGTGCTGGACAACCACGGCGCCGCCCTCACCGGCGTCGAGATCGACCAGAACGGCCTCGATCCCGACGCGCTGGAAGCGACACTCGAAGCGCGCGAGGCCGCCGGCGAGCCGACGCCGACGCTGCTGTATACGATCCCGGAGTTCCAGAACCCCACGGGCGCGACGCTCACCCGCGAGCGCCGCGAGCGCGTGCTCGAACTGGCCGAGGAGTACGACTTCCTGATCGTCGCCGACGACGCGTACGGCGAGCTCCGCTTCTCCGGCGAGTCCCCGCCGCCGCTGTCCGCGCTGGACGACTCGGGCCGGGTGATCCGGCTCGGCACCGTCTCGAAGACGATCGCGCCCGGGGTGCGGACGGGCTGGATCGTCGCCCACGAGGCGCTCGTCGACCAGATCGGCGGGATGGCCGCCGGCGGCACCAACACGTTCACTCAGAGCGTGCTCGGCCGCTACTTCGACGCTGGCCACTACGAGCCGACGCTGGACGAACTCCTCGACGGGTACGAGCGCCGCCGTGACGCGATGCTCGACGCGCTCGAACGCCACCTCCCGCCCGGGTCGTCGTGGACCGAGCCCGCGGGCGGCTTCTTCCTCTGGGTCACGCTCCCCGAGGGCGTCGACACCGAGGAACTGCTCCCGCTCGCGGCCGGAGAGGGCGTAACGTACCTCCCCGGCGAGCGCTTCTTCGTCGAGGACGCCCGGGGGACGCGCTCGGCACGGCTCTCCTTCAGCCACTGTTCGCCCGAGGAGCTCGAAGCCGGCGTGGCGGCGCTGGCGCGGGCGACCGAGACGTATCTGGAGTAA
- a CDS encoding argininosuccinate synthase codes for MTKVALAFSGGLDTTVCVPLLKEEYGYDEVMAVTVDVGQPEAEFAEARETADALGLEIHVVDAKSEFASLCFDSVRANATYQGYPLGTALARPVIAEAILDVAEQEDCDAIAHGCTGKGNDQLRFETVWRGSDLEVVAPVRELGLTREWEVEYAAERDLPVEAGNEGTWSIDTNLWSRSVEGGDLEDPSHVPSEEIYEWTETPSGGEELVDIEFEDGYPVGLNGEQLDPVDLIEELNALAGAYGVGRTDMLEDRMLGLKVRENYEHPAATVLLTAHEALEQFVFTKTERDFKPQIDQQWAEQAYRGLVFSPLTESLNGYLDASQEKVTGTVTVKLQGGGVRPVARDSEYGVYSENAASFNTETVNGIEQADATGVAKYHGFQERLANQVTEAAEKEDENEKTTLSTDGGE; via the coding sequence ATGACGAAAGTCGCGCTCGCGTTCAGCGGTGGTCTGGACACCACCGTCTGTGTCCCGCTACTGAAAGAGGAGTACGGCTACGACGAAGTGATGGCCGTCACCGTCGACGTCGGCCAGCCCGAGGCGGAGTTCGCGGAGGCCCGCGAGACCGCCGACGCGCTGGGGCTGGAGATCCACGTCGTCGACGCCAAGTCCGAGTTCGCGTCGCTCTGTTTCGACTCGGTCCGTGCCAACGCCACGTATCAGGGCTACCCGCTCGGCACCGCGCTCGCCCGTCCCGTGATCGCCGAGGCGATCCTCGACGTCGCCGAACAGGAGGACTGCGACGCGATCGCCCACGGCTGCACCGGCAAGGGGAACGACCAACTGCGCTTCGAGACGGTCTGGCGTGGCTCCGACCTCGAAGTCGTCGCGCCCGTGCGCGAACTCGGCCTGACCCGCGAGTGGGAGGTCGAGTACGCCGCCGAGCGCGATCTGCCCGTCGAGGCGGGCAACGAGGGGACCTGGAGCATCGACACGAATCTCTGGTCCCGTTCCGTCGAGGGGGGCGACCTCGAGGACCCCAGCCACGTTCCCAGCGAGGAGATATACGAGTGGACCGAGACGCCCAGCGGCGGCGAGGAGCTCGTCGACATCGAGTTCGAGGACGGCTACCCCGTCGGGCTCAACGGCGAGCAGCTCGACCCCGTCGACCTGATCGAGGAGCTCAACGCGCTCGCGGGCGCCTACGGCGTCGGCCGCACCGACATGCTCGAGGACCGCATGCTCGGGCTGAAAGTGCGCGAGAACTACGAGCACCCCGCCGCGACGGTGCTGCTCACGGCCCACGAGGCGCTCGAGCAGTTCGTGTTCACGAAGACCGAGCGCGACTTCAAACCCCAGATCGACCAGCAGTGGGCCGAGCAAGCCTACCGCGGGCTGGTGTTCTCGCCGCTGACCGAGAGCCTGAACGGCTACCTCGACGCCTCACAGGAGAAAGTCACCGGTACGGTGACGGTCAAGCTGCAGGGCGGCGGCGTCCGCCCGGTCGCCCGTGACTCCGAGTACGGCGTCTACTCCGAGAACGCCGCCTCGTTCAACACCGAGACCGTCAACGGGATCGAGCAGGCCGACGCGACCGGCGTCGCGAAGTACCACGGGTTCCAGGAGCGCCTCGCGAACCAGGTGACGGAGGCGGCCGAGAAAGAGGACGAGAACGAGAAAACGACGCTCTCGACCGACGGCGGGGAGTAG
- the argH gene encoding argininosuccinate lyase: MSGEPTDGAETVVRRERFADGPARSFMSSLDADERIFAADLAVDRAHAVMLAEQGIVGDDDATAILDALDGIETAGHDALPEGEDVHEAIESAVVAEVGPAGGRMHTARSRNDEVATCIRYRFREDLLAAAEASLELRGALLDAAAAEADTIVPGFTHRQHAQPTTVGHLLASYAGAVARDTERLLAAYERTNRSPLGAAAFAGTTFDVDRERTAELLGFHDVIENSADAVTARDFLIEGCAAFAALSATLSGLAADLIEGAKDGHVELDDAYASTSSIMPQKKNPDSLELVRAVAGDAVGDLTGLLTTLKGLPRAYNRDLQRATPHAWDAVDIVTEATVVTAGAVATAEWDAQACAADAGKGFSTATGVADALASAGIPFRTAHELVADAAAGIDDESSVDEQIDALAAAAEGVLDDSLSAYVDEATLADVLSPAGSVTARSSRGGPAAPAVTESLTRLRDTHEEHAAAVDAHREALAAADSRLTAAVTEYV; encoded by the coding sequence ATGTCCGGAGAGCCGACCGACGGTGCGGAGACCGTAGTCCGCCGCGAACGCTTCGCGGACGGGCCGGCGCGCTCGTTCATGTCAAGCCTCGACGCCGACGAACGCATCTTCGCGGCGGACCTCGCGGTCGACCGCGCCCACGCCGTGATGCTTGCCGAGCAGGGTATCGTCGGCGACGACGACGCCACGGCGATCCTCGATGCGCTCGACGGGATCGAGACCGCCGGCCACGACGCGCTCCCGGAGGGCGAAGACGTGCACGAGGCGATCGAGTCGGCGGTCGTCGCCGAGGTCGGCCCCGCGGGCGGTCGCATGCACACCGCGCGCTCGCGCAACGACGAGGTCGCGACCTGCATCCGCTACCGCTTCCGCGAGGATCTCCTCGCCGCCGCCGAGGCCAGCCTCGAACTCCGCGGCGCGCTGCTCGACGCGGCGGCCGCGGAGGCCGACACGATCGTTCCCGGCTTCACGCACCGCCAGCACGCCCAGCCGACCACGGTCGGCCACCTGCTCGCGTCCTACGCGGGTGCCGTGGCGCGCGACACCGAGCGCCTGCTCGCCGCCTACGAGCGCACGAACCGTTCGCCGCTCGGCGCGGCGGCCTTCGCGGGCACCACGTTCGACGTGGACCGCGAGCGCACCGCCGAACTGCTCGGCTTCCACGACGTGATCGAGAACAGTGCCGACGCCGTCACTGCCCGCGATTTCCTGATCGAGGGGTGTGCGGCCTTTGCCGCGCTGTCGGCGACGCTCTCGGGGCTCGCGGCCGACCTGATCGAGGGCGCGAAGGACGGCCACGTCGAGCTGGACGACGCCTACGCCTCGACCTCCTCGATCATGCCCCAGAAGAAGAACCCCGACTCGCTGGAGCTGGTCCGCGCGGTCGCCGGCGACGCCGTCGGCGACCTGACGGGGCTGCTCACGACGCTGAAGGGGCTCCCCCGCGCGTACAACCGCGACCTCCAGCGTGCCACCCCGCACGCGTGGGACGCGGTGGACATCGTCACCGAGGCGACCGTGGTCACCGCCGGCGCCGTCGCGACCGCCGAGTGGGACGCTCAGGCCTGCGCGGCCGACGCCGGGAAGGGGTTCTCGACGGCGACGGGCGTCGCGGACGCGCTCGCGAGCGCGGGCATCCCGTTCCGCACCGCCCACGAGCTCGTCGCCGACGCGGCCGCGGGGATCGACGACGAGTCGAGCGTGGACGAGCAGATCGACGCGCTCGCGGCGGCCGCGGAGGGCGTGCTCGACGACTCGCTCTCGGCGTACGTCGACGAGGCGACACTGGCGGACGTGCTCTCGCCCGCCGGCAGCGTCACTGCGCGCAGCTCCCGCGGCGGCCCCGCGGCCCCGGCGGTCACGGAGTCGCTGACCCGCCTCCGTGACACCCACGAGGAACACGCGGCGGCCGTCGACGCCCACCGCGAGGCGCTCGCGGCCGCGGACAGCCGACTGACTGCGGCGGTGACCGAGTATGTCTGA
- the lysW gene encoding lysine biosynthesis protein LysW, whose amino-acid sequence MSEADCVTCGDSVTLPADVEIGEIVDCGSCGTELEVVGVEPAELAEAPDLAEDWGE is encoded by the coding sequence ATGTCAGAAGCTGATTGCGTGACTTGCGGCGACAGCGTCACACTGCCCGCGGACGTCGAGATCGGCGAGATCGTCGACTGCGGGAGCTGTGGGACCGAACTCGAAGTCGTGGGCGTCGAGCCCGCCGAGCTGGCGGAGGCGCCCGACCTCGCGGAAGACTGGGGGGAGTGA
- the lysX gene encoding lysine biosynthesis protein LysX: MDVGLLYSRIRPDEKLLLTELRDRGHEVHKVDVRKATFGLDAPPESLGECDVVFDRCLATSRSKYASRFMAHYDVPVVNSPETAKLCSDKVETTLALSEADIPTPETTVAFTKDSALEAIEAFGYPCVLKPVVGSWGRLMAKLESRSAAEAVLEHKETLGHYEHSVFYVQQFVEKPGRDLRVLTVDGEPVAAMSRSSDHWLTNAATGAETASFDLDPEVEKLAKQASAAVGGGLLGVDLMELETGGYTVHEVNHTVEFKALNAAVDVDVAAKVVDWLETKVDADAGATEVEA, from the coding sequence ATGGACGTCGGTCTGCTCTACTCCCGCATCCGCCCGGACGAGAAGCTCCTGCTGACGGAGCTGCGCGACCGGGGTCACGAGGTCCACAAGGTCGACGTGCGCAAGGCGACGTTCGGCCTCGACGCGCCGCCCGAGTCGCTCGGGGAGTGTGACGTGGTGTTCGACCGCTGTCTGGCGACCTCGCGATCGAAGTACGCGAGCCGGTTCATGGCCCACTACGACGTGCCGGTCGTCAACAGCCCCGAGACGGCGAAACTCTGCTCGGACAAGGTCGAGACGACGCTCGCGCTCTCTGAGGCGGATATCCCGACGCCGGAAACCACCGTCGCGTTCACGAAGGACTCGGCGCTCGAGGCGATCGAGGCCTTTGGCTACCCCTGCGTGCTGAAGCCGGTCGTCGGATCGTGGGGCAGACTGATGGCCAAGCTCGAGTCGCGCTCGGCCGCCGAGGCCGTGCTCGAACACAAGGAGACGCTAGGTCACTACGAGCACAGTGTGTTCTACGTCCAGCAGTTCGTCGAGAAGCCCGGCCGCGACCTGCGCGTGCTGACCGTCGACGGCGAGCCCGTGGCGGCGATGAGCCGCAGTTCGGACCACTGGCTCACCAACGCCGCGACGGGCGCCGAGACGGCGTCGTTCGACCTCGATCCCGAGGTCGAGAAGTTGGCCAAGCAAGCCAGCGCGGCCGTCGGCGGCGGCCTGCTCGGGGTGGATCTGATGGAGCTCGAAACCGGGGGGTACACCGTCCACGAGGTGAACCACACGGTGGAGTTCAAGGCGCTGAACGCCGCCGTCGACGTCGACGTGGCGGCGAAAGTCGTCGACTGGCTGGAGACGAAAGTCGACGCGGACGCTGGGGCGACGGAGGTGGAGGCGTGA
- the argC gene encoding N-acetyl-gamma-glutamyl-phosphate reductase, whose product MTLTASVVGASGFAGGELLRLLSAHPEFEVVQATSREYENRTVGSVHPNLRELDLRFSDPADLESIDALFAATPHGVSMDNVEAYLDAADTLVDLSADFRLGSEAAYDQWYDGHSAPDYLDSATYALPELGRDGLEDAEIVASGGCNATATMLALKPLVDAGLLTPADQIVADLKVGSSEGGAGGGAASSHPERSGVVRPYAPTGHRHEAEIEEQLGLSLSFTVHAVDMVRGAAATCHTFPTGGDSEIQTADLWSAYRDAYDDEPFVRLVAGGSGVYRYPEPKSVAGTNLAEVGFAADGERVVAFAAIDNVMKGAAGQAVHAANLAFGLEETAGLDQQGLHPVGSP is encoded by the coding sequence GTGACGCTCACCGCGAGCGTCGTCGGCGCCTCCGGCTTCGCTGGCGGGGAGCTGCTCCGCCTGCTCTCAGCCCACCCGGAGTTCGAGGTCGTCCAAGCCACCTCCCGCGAGTACGAGAACCGAACGGTGGGATCGGTCCACCCGAACCTCCGCGAACTCGACCTGCGCTTCTCGGACCCGGCCGACCTCGAGTCGATCGACGCGCTGTTTGCGGCGACGCCCCACGGCGTCTCGATGGACAACGTCGAAGCGTACCTCGACGCCGCCGACACGCTGGTCGACCTCTCGGCGGACTTCCGCCTCGGCAGCGAGGCGGCGTACGATCAGTGGTACGACGGCCACAGTGCGCCCGACTACCTCGATTCGGCGACGTACGCGCTGCCCGAACTCGGCCGTGACGGGCTCGAAGACGCGGAGATCGTCGCCTCCGGCGGCTGTAACGCCACGGCGACGATGCTCGCGCTCAAGCCGTTGGTCGATGCAGGCCTGCTGACGCCCGCGGACCAGATCGTCGCCGACCTCAAGGTCGGCTCCTCGGAGGGCGGCGCCGGCGGCGGTGCGGCCTCGTCCCACCCGGAGCGTTCGGGCGTCGTCCGTCCGTACGCGCCAACGGGCCACCGTCACGAGGCCGAAATCGAGGAGCAGTTGGGGCTCTCACTCTCCTTTACGGTCCACGCGGTGGATATGGTCCGCGGCGCGGCCGCGACCTGTCACACGTTCCCCACTGGCGGCGACAGCGAGATCCAGACCGCCGACCTCTGGAGTGCCTACCGCGACGCCTACGACGACGAGCCGTTCGTCCGACTGGTCGCGGGCGGCAGTGGCGTGTATCGCTACCCCGAGCCGAAATCGGTCGCGGGCACTAACCTCGCGGAGGTCGGCTTCGCCGCCGACGGCGAGCGCGTCGTCGCCTTCGCGGCTATCGACAACGTGATGAAAGGCGCCGCGGGGCAGGCAGTCCACGCCGCCAACCTCGCGTTCGGGCTCGAAGAGACGGCCGGACTCGACCAGCAGGGGCTTCACCCGGTGGGGTCGCCATGA
- a CDS encoding acetylglutamate/acetylaminoadipate kinase, which produces MSESNAAVGPDQAPLVVKIGGARAVDPAGVIEDVAHVVAAGREVVVVHGGSTAVDDTLEAMGEEPEYVTTPSGVSGRFTDDETLEVFEMVLPGKLNTELVTDLRAAGVNAVGLSGVDGGLVTGPRKSAVRIVEDGKKKIRRGDHAGKPEQVNADLLRSLLADGYVPTVSPPMLADDDTAANADADRVAALLAAELGAELVLLTDVDGIYAEPDDPATLIDEASTPEEFAAVEDAAEGFMSRKVHAAKEALSGGAEGVVVSDATLRKPLLAALEGHGTWIAKESVTGTDDDAATTANGGESA; this is translated from the coding sequence ATGAGCGAGTCCAACGCCGCGGTCGGCCCGGACCAGGCCCCGCTGGTCGTGAAGATCGGCGGCGCCCGCGCGGTCGACCCGGCGGGCGTGATCGAGGACGTTGCCCACGTCGTCGCGGCCGGCCGCGAGGTCGTCGTCGTCCACGGCGGCTCGACCGCCGTCGACGACACGCTCGAAGCGATGGGCGAGGAGCCAGAGTACGTCACCACGCCGTCTGGCGTCTCGGGGCGCTTCACCGACGACGAGACGCTCGAAGTGTTCGAGATGGTGCTGCCCGGGAAGCTCAACACCGAGCTGGTGACCGACCTCCGTGCGGCGGGGGTGAACGCGGTCGGGCTTTCGGGCGTCGACGGCGGCCTCGTGACGGGCCCGCGCAAGTCGGCGGTCCGGATCGTCGAGGACGGGAAGAAGAAGATTCGTCGCGGCGACCACGCGGGCAAACCCGAGCAGGTCAATGCCGACCTGCTCCGATCGCTGCTCGCGGACGGCTACGTCCCGACGGTCTCGCCGCCGATGCTGGCTGACGACGACACCGCGGCCAACGCCGACGCCGACCGCGTGGCCGCACTGCTCGCGGCCGAACTCGGCGCCGAACTGGTGCTGCTGACTGACGTGGACGGGATCTACGCGGAGCCGGACGATCCGGCCACCCTCATCGACGAGGCGTCGACGCCCGAGGAGTTCGCGGCGGTTGAGGACGCCGCCGAGGGGTTCATGAGCCGAAAGGTCCACGCCGCCAAGGAGGCGCTTTCCGGCGGCGCCGAAGGCGTCGTCGTCTCCGACGCCACGCTCCGCAAGCCGCTGCTCGCGGCGCTTGAGGGCCACGGCACGTGGATCGCAAAGGAGTCGGTCACGGGTACGGACGACGACGCAGCGACCACAGCGAACGGGGGCGAGTCCGCGTGA
- a CDS encoding aspartate aminotransferase family protein, with amino-acid sequence MTGEGFVFSEKPIAIESGSGVTLTAEDGTEYLDFGASYACTPLGHSPPAVVDAITEQAEQLLYVQGSYPVAARTALQEQLAEVAPGDLSKVWLCNSGTEANEAALKFARSATGREKVVATQRAFHGRTLGALSLTWKDDYRDPFGPLPGGVEFVPYGDEDALAEAVDDETAAVFLEPIQGEGGVHPAGDAYLRTARAVTEETGAALVLDEIQTGVGRTGTMWACQSAGIVPDVLTAAKGVASGLPLGVTLCADWIAEDAGNHGSTFAGNPVVAAAASATLTQLQADSVPENAAAVGGYLRAELRAAVDEHDLPVREVRGSGLMIGIEVKRGSMRVLRDLAIEEQVLALPAGRSVVRLLPPLVIGEEHADSVVDSLIEVLG; translated from the coding sequence GTGACGGGCGAGGGGTTCGTCTTCTCCGAGAAGCCCATCGCGATCGAGTCGGGCTCGGGCGTCACGCTCACCGCCGAGGACGGCACCGAGTACCTCGACTTCGGCGCCTCCTACGCCTGTACGCCGCTGGGGCACTCGCCGCCGGCGGTCGTCGACGCGATCACCGAGCAGGCAGAGCAGCTGCTGTACGTGCAGGGCTCCTACCCCGTCGCCGCGCGCACGGCGCTGCAGGAGCAGCTCGCCGAGGTCGCGCCGGGCGACCTCTCGAAGGTGTGGCTCTGTAACTCCGGCACGGAGGCCAACGAGGCCGCACTGAAGTTCGCGCGCTCGGCGACGGGCCGCGAGAAAGTGGTCGCCACACAGCGCGCGTTCCACGGCCGTACGCTCGGCGCCCTCTCCTTGACGTGGAAGGACGACTACCGCGACCCGTTCGGGCCGCTCCCGGGCGGCGTGGAGTTCGTCCCGTACGGCGACGAGGACGCGCTCGCCGAGGCCGTCGACGACGAGACGGCCGCCGTCTTCCTCGAACCGATCCAGGGGGAGGGCGGCGTCCACCCCGCGGGCGACGCGTACCTCCGGACTGCCCGCGCGGTGACCGAGGAGACCGGCGCGGCGCTCGTGCTGGACGAGATCCAGACCGGCGTCGGCCGCACCGGGACGATGTGGGCCTGCCAGTCGGCGGGCATCGTCCCCGACGTGCTCACGGCCGCGAAGGGGGTTGCGTCGGGGCTCCCCCTCGGCGTGACGCTCTGTGCGGACTGGATCGCCGAGGACGCGGGGAACCACGGCTCGACGTTCGCGGGCAACCCCGTCGTCGCCGCCGCCGCGAGCGCGACGCTGACACAGTTGCAGGCCGATAGTGTGCCCGAGAACGCCGCCGCGGTCGGTGGGTACCTCCGCGCGGAGCTCCGTGCGGCCGTCGACGAGCACGATCTCCCGGTGCGCGAGGTGCGCGGCTCGGGGCTCATGATCGGCATCGAAGTCAAGCGCGGCTCGATGCGCGTGCTCCGCGATCTCGCGATCGAGGAGCAGGTGCTCGCGCTCCCGGCCGGCCGCTCCGTCGTGCGCCTGCTCCCGCCGCTCGTGATCGGGGAGGAACACGCCGACAGCGTCGTCGACAGCCTGATCGAGGTGCTCGGCTGA
- a CDS encoding [LysW]-lysine hydrolase yields the protein MPDPVSDIPDPAGALDTPGRELLAALVSIPSPSGEEAEAAARLAEFFGDHGREAWIDDAGNVRVPGDDSVLLTSHVDTVPGEIPVRVGDGDEELGVDGPVLWGRGSVDATGPLAAMAVAAVETGASFVGVVGEETDSRGARHLIEDRDAPETVINGEPSGWDAITLGYRGIVGGEYAVSTPAGHGARPDANAIDHATAWWERVRAVVAEENGDAEPGGFDTITATAASIDGGLSNDGSAVTASMAARFRVPPSEAPDSVCATVEDCLDAGEIEWRESIPSHADSPRSTPATALRRGIRAAGGEPTHLQKTGTADANLYADAWDVPVATYGPGDSAFDHAPDERLPLAEFDRAETVLTTACEQLID from the coding sequence ATGCCCGACCCCGTGAGCGACATCCCGGACCCGGCTGGCGCACTCGATACGCCCGGCCGCGAACTGCTCGCGGCGCTCGTCTCGATTCCCTCGCCTTCGGGCGAGGAGGCCGAGGCGGCGGCCCGTCTCGCGGAGTTTTTCGGCGACCACGGCCGTGAGGCGTGGATCGACGACGCCGGCAACGTCCGCGTGCCGGGCGACGATTCGGTGCTGCTGACCTCCCATGTCGACACCGTCCCTGGCGAGATCCCCGTCCGCGTCGGGGACGGGGACGAGGAACTGGGCGTCGACGGCCCGGTACTCTGGGGGCGCGGCAGCGTCGACGCGACCGGGCCGCTGGCGGCGATGGCCGTCGCGGCCGTCGAAACCGGGGCGTCGTTCGTCGGCGTCGTCGGCGAGGAGACCGACTCCCGCGGCGCGCGTCACCTGATCGAGGATCGCGACGCGCCCGAGACCGTCATCAACGGCGAACCCTCGGGCTGGGACGCGATCACCCTCGGCTACCGCGGGATCGTCGGCGGCGAATACGCTGTCTCGACGCCTGCGGGCCACGGCGCTCGCCCGGACGCGAACGCGATCGACCACGCGACCGCGTGGTGGGAGCGCGTCCGCGCGGTCGTCGCCGAGGAGAACGGCGACGCCGAGCCCGGGGGCTTCGACACGATCACCGCCACCGCGGCGTCGATCGACGGCGGGCTCTCCAACGACGGCTCGGCCGTCACGGCGTCGATGGCTGCGCGCTTTCGCGTGCCGCCGAGCGAGGCGCCGGATTCCGTCTGTGCGACCGTCGAGGACTGTCTCGACGCTGGCGAGATCGAGTGGAGGGAGTCGATCCCGTCCCATGCCGATTCGCCACGTAGCACGCCCGCAACGGCGCTCCGGAGGGGGATCCGCGCCGCCGGCGGCGAGCCGACCCACCTGCAGAAGACCGGGACCGCCGACGCGAACCTCTACGCCGACGCGTGGGACGTCCCGGTCGCCACCTACGGCCCCGGCGACTCGGCGTTCGATCACGCGCCCGACGAGCGCCTGCCGCTTGCCGAGTTCGACCGCGCGGAAACGGTCCTGACGACCGCCTGCGAACAGCTCATCGACTGA